The following DNA comes from Pseudomonas triticicola.
CGGCCTGCTCGGCGAAGGCGCGAAAGACCCGAGCGCGGTCGGCATGTCTTTCGCCAACGGCGTGACCAGCGGCGACACCGCCAATCTCAAGCTGCGTTTCGATCCGACCTACGTGCAGATGGCCGCCGACGCCAAGCTGTAAGCCACGGAGGATTTGGCCATGCGCCTGATCAATCGCCACCCCGATCGCCCGAGTCGCCTGTTGCTGGTGATCCTGCCGTTCGCGCTGGTGCTGTTCGCCTACTTCACAGGCTCGGCCGAGCGCCTGGCGGACAACCCCAACGACAAACTGCTGCCCAGCGCCGTGCAGATGAGCGACGCGGTTAAACGCCTGGCCTTCAACGCCGACAGCCGCACCGGTGAATACCTGTTGTGGCAAGACACTGCGTCGAGTCTGCGCCGTTTGGCCATCGGCCTCGGCATCGCGGCGCTGGCAGGTCTTTGCCTCGGTATTGCGGCGGGCACCCTGCCGCTGTTCGGCGCGCCGTTTTCGCCGTTGCTGACGGTGCTGTCGATGGTGCCGCCGCTGGCGATCCTGCCGATTCTGTTCATCGTCTTCGGCCTGGGCGAGTTGTCGAAAGTCATGCTGATCGTGATTGGCATCACCCCGGCGCTGGCCCGGGATCTGGAACAGCGTGCCCGCGACATTCCGGTCGAACTGCTGATCAAGGCGCAGACCCTCGGCGCCTCGACCTGGACGCTGATGCTGCGCGTGGTCTTGCCGCAGCTGTTGCCGCGCTTGCTGATCTCGCTGCGTTTGATGCTCGGTTCGGCGTGGCTGTTCCTGATTGCCGCCGAAGCGATCGCCTCCACCGATGGCCTCGGCTATCGGATCTTTCTGGTGCGGCGCTACCTGGCCATGGACGTGATCCTGCCCTACGTGGTGTGGATCACCCTGCTCGCCTGGCTGATGGACTGGGGCTTGAAACAGCTGACCCAGCGCGCTTTCCCTTGGTACGAGGGAGCGGCGAAATGAGCTTCATCACAGTAAAAAACATCTGGCAGCAATACGCCGATCAAGTGGTTCTGGAAGGCTTGAACCTGAGCGTCAACGAAGGCGAGTTCTGCACCTTGGTCGGCGCCTCCGGTTGCGGCAAATCGACCTTCCTGCGCCTGCTGCTCGGCCAGGAAAGCGCCAGTCGCGGGGAGATTCTGCTCGACGGCCAGCCCTTGGCCAGCGAGCCGGATGCCAGCCGTGGCGTGGTCTTTCAACGCTACTCGGTGTTCCCGCACCTGAGCGTGCTCGACAACGTCGCCCTCGGTCTCGAATTGCCGCGCGCGCCCTTGCTTGGTCGGCTGTTCGGCAACGCCAAACGCGAGACTCGCGAGCAGGCTGCAGCCCTGCTGACAAAAGTCGGCCTCGGCCATGCGCTGGACAAGTACCCGGCACAGCTGTCCGGCGGCATGCAACAACGCTTGGCCATCGCTCAGGCGCTGATCATGAAACCGCGCGTGTTGCTGCTCGACGAGCCCTTCGGCGCGCTTGATCCGGGCATTCGCAAAGACATGCATGCGCTGCTGCTGGAGCTGTGGCGCGAGACGCAACTGACGGTGTTCATGGTCACCCACGACCTGTCCGAGGGCTTCAGCCTCGGCACGCGCCTGCTGGTGTTCGACAAGGTGCGCCTCGACCCGCACGCCCCCGGCGCCTATGGCGCACGCATCACTTACGACATCCCGTTGAACAGCGACCGCCGCGCCCAGCGCGCCGCCGTCGAGGCCCTGCCGCTGCCGCTGGCGGGCACCCTTCGCACTGCTTGAGAGGACTGCTCCAATGACTGATTCAATCCAACTCTTTCCACCCTTTGCTGAAGAACTGCTGCCCGGCGGCGGCCACCGTTCGTTCGTGCTCAAGCGCGGCCAATTGCTGCGCCTGACCGACCTGCGCGGCGGCGCCAATGTCAGCCTGACCTTGCTCAATGCCAATGAAAAAACCGAGCGGCTGAACCTGCCCGACAGCCTCAAATGCCAACACACCGCCAAGCTCACTGCCGGCCACTGCCTGTACTCGGACATGGGCCGCGTGCTCGCCGCGATCACCGCCGACACCTGCGGCTGGAGCGACAGCCTCGGCGGCGTGCTCTGCGCGCAAGAAGTCGCCGAAAAATACGGCCAGGGCCGCTACCAGGAACTGCGCAACGGCTTCTTTCGCAACGGCACCGACAACCTGCTGGTGGAACTCGGCAAGTGGGGCCTGGGCCTGTCCGACCTGCTGATGACCCTCAATCTGTTCAGCCGCGTGAACGTCGATGAGGCCGGGCGTTTCCACTTTGTCGAGGGCAATTCGAAGGCCGGTGACTACATCGAGCTATACGCGCCGATGGACACCCTGGTGGTGCTCACCGCCCTGCAACATCCGATGGACCCGTCCCCCGAATACGCCCCGAAACCCTTGAAGCTGAGCTGGATGAACGCCGACGCCAGCGTCGCCGAACACTGCCGCACTTCGCGCCCGGAAAACGAGCGCGGCTTCATCAACACCGACCGTTTGTTCGCCTGAGGATCGCAGCCATGTCACTCGCAATCGCCACTTCGCACAAGCAAGCCGACAGCGCGATCTACCGCGCGACCATTCCCGCCGGCGAGCCCTGGCTGATGGAAGTCAAGGCCGGGCAGACCCTGCGCATCCTCGATCTGGAAGGCAACCAGGCAGTCGACACTTTGTTCTACAGCCTCGCCAACCCCAAGGAACGCTACGACGTGCAACGCACCTTGCGCCGGCAGAACAGCGTCTACCTGAGCACCGGCAGCGTGCTGTATTCCAACCTCGGCCAGCCGATGCTGACCATCGTTGCCGACACTTGCGGGCGCCACGACACCCTCGGCGGCGCCTGCGCGCAAGAGAGCAACACCGTGCGCTACGCCCTGGAAAAACGCTACATGCACAGCTGCCGCGACAACTACCTGCGCGCCTGCGCCCACGACGGCCGATTGAGCAAGAGCGACATCGGGCCGAACATCAATTTCTTCATGAACGTGCCAGTGACGGCGGATGGCGGGCTGACCTTCGAGGACGGTATTTCCGCGCCGGGCAAGTACGTCGACTTGCGCGCCGAGATGGATGTGATCGTGCTGATTTCCAACTGCCCGCAGCTGAACAATCCATGCAATGCCTACAACCCGACCCCGGCGGAGTTGCTGGTATGGAACTGACCATCAGCCGTTTACGCCGTTGGCTTTTTGCCCTGTGCCAGGCGCGTTCCGGGCAGTGCCTGAAACCTTCAAGGCACTGATAGTCCTGTGGGAGCTGGCTTGCCAGCGATTGCGGTGTTTCAGTCACCAACAATGTTGGATGTGCCGACCTCATCGCTGGCAAGCCAGCTCCCACAGGAGTTTGCGGTGAGTTTGAGTGATGTTTTTTCCATCCGGGACGGCCCGGATGTCTGTCGAAAAACAGCGGGACGGCCCGCTCCCCCTTCAGGGGTTATGCCATGTTCGAAAAAATCCTTATCGCCAACCGAGGCGCGATTGCCTGTCGCATCCTGCGCACGATCAACGTGCTGAAGGCCCAAGGCGTCGCCGTGTACTCAGAAGCCGATGCTGCCAGCCTGCACATCTCCCAGGCCGCTGAAGCGCACAGCCTCGGCGAAGGCGCGGCGTCCGCGACCTATCTGGCGGTCGACAAAATCCTCGCTATCGCCAAACAACGCGGCGCCACGGCGATTCATCCCGGCTACGGATTTCTCTCCGAGAACGCAGCGTTCGCCGAAGCCTGCGAAGCGCAGGGCATCGCCTTCATCGGGCCGACGCCGGAGCAATTGCGGGTGTTCGGCCTCAAGCACACTGCTCGCGCGTTGGCCAAACAGCACGGCGTACCGATGCTCGAAGGCACCGACCTGCTCGACAGCCTCGATTGCGCGCTGAGTGCCGCCGAACAGGTCGGCTACCCGGTGATGCTGAAAAGCACCGCTGGCGGCGGTGGCATCGGCATGCGCGTGTGCCGCAGCGCCAGTGAATTGAGCGAGTCGTTCGAAGCGGTGAAACGCCTCGGCCAGAACAACTTCAGCGACGCCGGGGTGTTCATCGAGAAGTACATCGAACGCGCGCGGCATCTGGAAGTGCAGGTGTTCGGCGACGGCTGCGGTGACGTCATCGCTCTCGGCGTGCGCGACTGCTCGGTGCAGCGGCGCAACCAGAAAGTCCTCGAAGAAACCCCGGCGCCAAACCTGCCAGAAGGCATGGCCGATGAGCTGTGCGCAGCGGCGATCAAACTGGCGCAAGCGGTGAATTACCGCAGCGCCGGCACCGTCGAATTCGTCTTCGACAGCGAAGCCCAGCGCTTCTATTTTCTCGAAGTGAACACGCGGTTGCAGGTCGAGCACGGCGTCACCGAACAGGTGTGGGACGTGGACCTGGTGCGCTGGATGATCGAGCTGGCCGCTGGTGATCTGCCGCCGCTGAACGAGTTGTATCAAGGCCTGGAACCGCAGGGCCATGCGATTCAGGCACGTCTGTATGCGGAAGATCCGGGGCGTGATTTCCAGCCGAGCCCGGGCCTGCTGACCGCTGTGCAGTTTCCGCCCGCCAACGGCGTTGAGTTGCGTATCGACACCTGGGTCGAGGCCGGCGTGGAAATCCCGCCGTATTTCGATCCGATGATCGCCAAGCTCATCGCGTGGGCGCCGAGTCGCGAACAGGCTCGCGCCGAACTCCATCAGGCACTGGGCGCTAGCCTGCTGTATGGCGTGGAAACCAACCGCGATTACCTGCGCCAGATTCTGCTCGATGCTCCATTCGCCAGCGGCCAGCCGTGGACCCGTTGCCTGGAAAATCTGCTCTATCACGCCAATACCTTCGAAGTGCTCAGCGCCGGCACGCAAACCAGTGTGCAGGACTACCCCGGACGCCTCAGCTATTGGGCCGTCGGCGTGCCTCCGTCGGGGCCGATGGACAGCCGAGCGCTGCGCCTGGGCAATCGTCTGCTCGGCAATGAACAAGGCGCCGCCGCACTGGAAATCACCATGAGCGGGCCGATCCTGCGCTTCAATTGTGACGCGGTGGTCGCGGTGACCGGCGCGCCGATTGCCTTGAGCCTTGACGCTGAACCGGTGCCGATGAACACCGCGCTGCTCATCCCGGCCGGCGCGACATTGCAACTGGGCAGCATCAGCGGCGCCGGCGCGCGCAGTTATCTGTGCCTGCGCGGCGGCGTGCAGGTGCCGGATTATCTGGGCAGCAAAAGTACCTTCACCCTCGGCCAGTTCGGCGGGCATGGCGGACGGGCGTTAAGGGCCGGTGACGTGTTGCATGTGCCGGCATTGGCCGACCACAGCGCCGGCCAGCAACTGGCCGAACAGCACATCACTGCGCTGCCGAGCGTGCGCCAGATCCGGGTGATCTACGGTCCGCACGGCGCACCGGAATACTTCAGCGAAAACTACATCGCCACGTTCTTCGCGACCCAGTGGGAAGTGCATTTCAACTCCAGCCGCACCGGTGTGCGCCTGATCGGACCGAAACCTGAGTGGGTGCGTGAGGATGGCGGTGAAGCGGGTCTGCACCCGTCGAACATCCATGACAATCCGTATGCGATTGGTGCGGTGGATTTCACCGGGGACATGCCGGTGATCCTCGGCCCGGATGGCCCGAGCCTGGGTGGGTTTGTCTGCCCGGTGACGGTGATCGAGGCGGACCTGTGGCAGCTGGGGCAGCTCAAGGCGGGCGATAAAATTCAGTTCATTCCCGTCTCTCTGGCTGACGCCCGCGATCTTGCTCTGAAATGGGATGCCCCCTGTGGGAGCGAGCCTGCTCGCGAAAGCGTCGCCCCAGACAAATCGATATTGACTGACACGG
Coding sequences within:
- a CDS encoding ABC transporter permease; the protein is MRLINRHPDRPSRLLLVILPFALVLFAYFTGSAERLADNPNDKLLPSAVQMSDAVKRLAFNADSRTGEYLLWQDTASSLRRLAIGLGIAALAGLCLGIAAGTLPLFGAPFSPLLTVLSMVPPLAILPILFIVFGLGELSKVMLIVIGITPALARDLEQRARDIPVELLIKAQTLGASTWTLMLRVVLPQLLPRLLISLRLMLGSAWLFLIAAEAIASTDGLGYRIFLVRRYLAMDVILPYVVWITLLAWLMDWGLKQLTQRAFPWYEGAAK
- a CDS encoding ABC transporter ATP-binding protein, with protein sequence MSFITVKNIWQQYADQVVLEGLNLSVNEGEFCTLVGASGCGKSTFLRLLLGQESASRGEILLDGQPLASEPDASRGVVFQRYSVFPHLSVLDNVALGLELPRAPLLGRLFGNAKRETREQAAALLTKVGLGHALDKYPAQLSGGMQQRLAIAQALIMKPRVLLLDEPFGALDPGIRKDMHALLLELWRETQLTVFMVTHDLSEGFSLGTRLLVFDKVRLDPHAPGAYGARITYDIPLNSDRRAQRAAVEALPLPLAGTLRTA
- a CDS encoding urea amidolyase associated protein UAAP1; this translates as MTDSIQLFPPFAEELLPGGGHRSFVLKRGQLLRLTDLRGGANVSLTLLNANEKTERLNLPDSLKCQHTAKLTAGHCLYSDMGRVLAAITADTCGWSDSLGGVLCAQEVAEKYGQGRYQELRNGFFRNGTDNLLVELGKWGLGLSDLLMTLNLFSRVNVDEAGRFHFVEGNSKAGDYIELYAPMDTLVVLTALQHPMDPSPEYAPKPLKLSWMNADASVAEHCRTSRPENERGFINTDRLFA
- a CDS encoding urea amidolyase associated protein UAAP2 translates to MSLAIATSHKQADSAIYRATIPAGEPWLMEVKAGQTLRILDLEGNQAVDTLFYSLANPKERYDVQRTLRRQNSVYLSTGSVLYSNLGQPMLTIVADTCGRHDTLGGACAQESNTVRYALEKRYMHSCRDNYLRACAHDGRLSKSDIGPNINFFMNVPVTADGGLTFEDGISAPGKYVDLRAEMDVIVLISNCPQLNNPCNAYNPTPAELLVWN
- the uca gene encoding urea carboxylase, whose protein sequence is MFEKILIANRGAIACRILRTINVLKAQGVAVYSEADAASLHISQAAEAHSLGEGAASATYLAVDKILAIAKQRGATAIHPGYGFLSENAAFAEACEAQGIAFIGPTPEQLRVFGLKHTARALAKQHGVPMLEGTDLLDSLDCALSAAEQVGYPVMLKSTAGGGGIGMRVCRSASELSESFEAVKRLGQNNFSDAGVFIEKYIERARHLEVQVFGDGCGDVIALGVRDCSVQRRNQKVLEETPAPNLPEGMADELCAAAIKLAQAVNYRSAGTVEFVFDSEAQRFYFLEVNTRLQVEHGVTEQVWDVDLVRWMIELAAGDLPPLNELYQGLEPQGHAIQARLYAEDPGRDFQPSPGLLTAVQFPPANGVELRIDTWVEAGVEIPPYFDPMIAKLIAWAPSREQARAELHQALGASLLYGVETNRDYLRQILLDAPFASGQPWTRCLENLLYHANTFEVLSAGTQTSVQDYPGRLSYWAVGVPPSGPMDSRALRLGNRLLGNEQGAAALEITMSGPILRFNCDAVVAVTGAPIALSLDAEPVPMNTALLIPAGATLQLGSISGAGARSYLCLRGGVQVPDYLGSKSTFTLGQFGGHGGRALRAGDVLHVPALADHSAGQQLAEQHITALPSVRQIRVIYGPHGAPEYFSENYIATFFATQWEVHFNSSRTGVRLIGPKPEWVREDGGEAGLHPSNIHDNPYAIGAVDFTGDMPVILGPDGPSLGGFVCPVTVIEADLWQLGQLKAGDKIQFIPVSLADARDLALKWDAPCGSEPARESVAPDKSILTDTASSRAGSLPQDLVSPVVLALGQGDQRLVARVSGDTHLLLEIGAPELDLVLRFRAHALMQALESQALHGVIDLTPGIRSLQVHYQPEQLPLADLLDIIAGEWDAVCAAKDLQVPSRIVHLPLSWDDPACQLAIDKYMTTVRKDAPWCPSNLEFIRRINDLPNLDEVQRTVFDASYLVMGLGDVYLGAPVATPLDPRHRLVTTKYNPARTWTAENSVGIGGAYMCVYGMEGPGGYQFVGRTLQMWNRYREVAAFDGKPWLLRFFDQIRFYPVSAEELLRIRRDFPLGRFDLNIEHSQLDLADYQAFLSQQAEGISAFRAQQQGAFKAERERWIASGQAHFDSEEAVPDASEEAPLQSGEHSVDSHIAGNLWQVQVEAGQRVAAGDVLVILESMKMEIPVLAPLAGVVREIRVQPGSAVRAGQRVVVLELD